CGCGCTATATCTGAACAGCAACGGACCGGGGTTAATGCCGTGGATCATAAAACCTCCCAACAGAATCTCCGTAACCGCATCCCCGGGGATCCCCAGAGCTACGAGTGGTATAAATGCTCCTCCAATGGAGGCATTATTGGCCGCTTCGCTCGCTATCAGGCCGTCTGGTATGCCGGTGCCAAATTT
The Acetomicrobium sp. S15 = DSM 107314 genome window above contains:
- a CDS encoding tripartite tricarboxylate transporter permease, whose protein sequence is KFGTGIPDGLIASEAANNASIGGAFIPLVALGIPGDAVTEILLGGFMIHGINPGPLLFRYSADLVYAVFGKNLLLPFSRSSAMASHSRDDERLGALFS